A genome region from Nocardia sp. NBC_01730 includes the following:
- a CDS encoding TetR/AcrR family transcriptional regulator: protein MTGIRGRPRSEDARRAILRAALELCERDGYQELTIKAIADAAGAGRQTVYRWWPDKASVLMEALVGLADEHPALLVEDDSADVLADIERLLATTYELARKVTGQALVGLMADAQRDPAISKRLQDTVIGPRRATLRALLQQGVDAGELAEAVPLDLVVDFAFGAMWYRLLSRHAPVGAALAREVTAGITALLAGS from the coding sequence ATGACCGGAATCCGAGGCCGCCCGCGCAGCGAGGACGCCAGGCGGGCGATCCTGCGTGCCGCGTTGGAGCTGTGCGAGCGCGATGGCTACCAGGAGTTGACCATCAAGGCGATCGCCGACGCGGCGGGTGCGGGCAGGCAGACGGTGTACCGCTGGTGGCCGGACAAAGCGTCGGTGCTTATGGAGGCGCTCGTCGGGCTGGCCGACGAGCATCCCGCGCTCCTGGTGGAAGACGACTCCGCGGACGTCCTCGCCGACATCGAACGTCTCCTCGCGACAACCTACGAACTCGCGCGCAAGGTGACCGGACAGGCGTTGGTCGGCCTGATGGCCGACGCGCAGCGCGACCCGGCGATCTCGAAGCGGTTGCAGGACACCGTGATCGGTCCGCGCCGCGCCACGCTGCGCGCACTGTTGCAACAGGGGGTCGACGCGGGCGAGCTGGCCGAGGCGGTGCCGCTGGATCTGGTGGTCGACTTCGCGTTCGGGGCCATGTGGTATCGGCTACTGAGCCGGCATGCCCCCGTTGGCGCCGCGTTGGCGCGCGAGGTTACTGCTGGCATTACTGCGTTGCTTGCGGGTAGCTGA
- a CDS encoding SDR family oxidoreductase → MRNRVVIVGGTSGIGLATARRLASHGREVIIAGRGAGRLAAALAELGPDVTGQTVDARDETDLARFFDEVGPIDHLVVTVTGPSGTTPFRELGLDLVRQHVDGKLLAHTAAIQAALPHLAAGGSIALVSAASAGGSMPTTAALAAVNAGVEAMVPVLAVELAPLRVNAVSPGVIDTDWWSFLPDGARAEVFDSIALSTPAGRVGTADDVAHAIEFLVDNSFTTGIVVRVDGGARLGAAK, encoded by the coding sequence GTGCGCAACCGAGTTGTCATCGTGGGCGGTACGTCGGGCATCGGCCTCGCCACCGCGCGCAGGCTCGCATCCCACGGGCGCGAAGTGATCATCGCCGGACGCGGCGCCGGGCGACTCGCCGCCGCACTCGCCGAACTCGGTCCGGACGTCACCGGACAGACGGTCGACGCGCGGGACGAGACGGACCTGGCCCGATTCTTCGACGAGGTCGGGCCGATCGACCATCTGGTGGTGACCGTGACCGGACCGTCCGGCACCACCCCGTTCCGCGAGCTCGGACTGGATCTTGTGCGGCAGCACGTCGACGGCAAACTGCTCGCTCACACGGCCGCGATACAGGCCGCACTGCCGCATCTCGCCGCGGGTGGCTCGATCGCGCTGGTGTCGGCGGCGTCGGCGGGCGGCTCGATGCCGACGACGGCGGCGCTGGCCGCGGTGAACGCCGGTGTGGAAGCCATGGTTCCGGTACTGGCCGTCGAATTGGCGCCGCTGCGGGTGAACGCGGTGTCTCCGGGCGTGATAGACACCGACTGGTGGAGCTTCCTGCCCGACGGCGCCCGTGCCGAAGTATTCGACTCCATCGCCTTGTCCACGCCGGCCGGTCGGGTCGGCACGGCCGACGACGTGGCACATGCGATCGAGTTCCTGGTCGATAACTCGTTCACCACCGGGATCGTGGTGCGCGTCGACGGGGGCGCGCGACTGGGAGCGGCGAAGTAG
- a CDS encoding 3-oxoacyl-ACP reductase, with amino-acid sequence MTHHPTGDTLQRLQDRVAVVTGGGSGIGLATVRRFAAEGAKVVVADVDAATGEAAAAAVGGRYVEVDVTDESQVEALFQTAVDSYGGLDIAFNNAGISPPEDDSILTTGIDAWRRVQEVNLTSVYLCSKYAIQHMLERGKGSVINTASFVAVMGAATSQISYTASKGGVLSMSRELGVQFARDGIRVNALCPGPVNTPLLRELFAKDPERAARRLVHVPLGRFAEPEEIAAAVAFLASDDSSFITASQFMVDGGIAGAYVTPL; translated from the coding sequence GTGACTCACCACCCGACAGGAGATACTTTGCAGCGCTTACAGGATCGCGTCGCCGTCGTCACCGGCGGTGGGAGCGGTATCGGTCTGGCCACGGTCCGTCGTTTCGCCGCGGAGGGTGCGAAGGTCGTCGTCGCGGACGTCGACGCCGCCACTGGCGAGGCCGCCGCCGCGGCAGTCGGCGGGCGTTACGTCGAGGTGGACGTCACCGACGAATCCCAGGTCGAGGCGCTGTTCCAGACCGCGGTCGACAGCTACGGCGGACTGGACATCGCGTTCAACAACGCGGGAATCTCACCGCCGGAGGACGATTCGATCCTGACCACCGGCATCGACGCCTGGCGTCGCGTGCAGGAGGTTAACCTGACCTCGGTATACCTGTGCAGCAAGTACGCCATCCAGCACATGCTGGAGCGCGGCAAGGGCTCGGTGATCAACACCGCGTCGTTCGTCGCGGTGATGGGCGCGGCGACCTCGCAGATCTCCTACACAGCCTCCAAGGGCGGCGTGCTGTCGATGAGCCGGGAACTGGGAGTGCAGTTCGCCCGCGACGGCATTCGAGTGAACGCTCTGTGCCCGGGTCCGGTGAATACGCCGCTACTGCGGGAATTGTTCGCCAAGGACCCCGAGCGGGCCGCGCGTCGCCTGGTACATGTGCCGCTCGGGCGCTTCGCCGAACCGGAGGAGATCGCCGCCGCGGTGGCCTTCCTCGCCAGTGACGATTCCTCATTCATCACAGCTTCGCAGTTCATGGTGGACGGCGGCATCGCCGGTGCGTATGTGACCCCGCTGTAG
- a CDS encoding aldehyde dehydrogenase family protein translates to MTTAQVVNPATEQVVTTVELVGEAETDAAIADAERASAAWRDIAPGDRARLLRCFAEAVDTDLERLARLEVANAGHTIGNARWEAGNVRDVLHYAAGMPERLLGNQIPVAGGVDITFHEPLGVVGVIVPWNFPMPIAAWGFAPALAAGNTVVLKPAELTPLTAIRLGELALQAGLPEGVFQVLPGKGSVVGNRFVTHPAVRKVVFTGSTEVGTQIMAGCARQVKRVTLELGGKSANIVFADADLERAAATAPYGVFDNAGQDCCARSRILVQRSVFDRFLELLEPAVQGVRVGDPSDESTEMGPLISAAHRERVAGFVERSTKVAFTGSRPEGPGFWYPPTVVLPSAPADRVLTEEVFGPVVAVLPFEDEADAVRIANDTEYGLSGSIWTSDVGRALRVSRGVEAGNLSVNSHSSVRYWTPFGGFKRSGLGRELGPDAALAFTETKNVFLATQ, encoded by the coding sequence GTGACGACGGCGCAGGTGGTCAATCCGGCGACCGAACAGGTGGTGACCACCGTCGAGCTCGTCGGGGAAGCGGAGACCGACGCCGCCATCGCCGACGCCGAGCGTGCCTCGGCCGCATGGCGTGACATCGCGCCCGGCGACCGGGCCCGGCTGCTGCGCTGTTTCGCCGAGGCAGTCGACACCGACCTGGAGCGGCTCGCGCGACTCGAGGTCGCCAATGCCGGGCACACCATTGGCAACGCGCGCTGGGAGGCGGGCAATGTCCGTGACGTGTTGCACTACGCGGCCGGTATGCCGGAACGGTTGCTGGGCAACCAGATTCCGGTCGCGGGCGGCGTCGACATCACCTTCCACGAACCGCTCGGCGTGGTCGGCGTGATCGTTCCGTGGAACTTCCCCATGCCGATCGCGGCCTGGGGATTCGCGCCCGCGCTCGCGGCGGGCAACACGGTGGTGCTCAAACCCGCCGAACTCACGCCGCTGACCGCGATCCGGCTCGGGGAACTCGCGCTCCAGGCGGGGCTGCCCGAGGGCGTGTTCCAGGTCCTGCCCGGCAAGGGATCGGTAGTGGGCAACCGCTTCGTCACCCACCCGGCCGTCCGCAAGGTGGTGTTCACCGGCTCCACCGAGGTGGGCACGCAGATCATGGCGGGCTGCGCGCGGCAGGTGAAGCGGGTGACGCTGGAACTCGGTGGAAAGAGCGCGAACATCGTGTTCGCCGACGCCGACCTGGAACGGGCGGCGGCGACGGCGCCATACGGCGTGTTCGACAACGCCGGGCAGGACTGCTGCGCGCGTTCTCGAATTCTGGTGCAGCGCAGCGTATTCGACCGTTTCCTCGAGCTGCTGGAACCGGCGGTGCAAGGGGTGCGGGTCGGCGATCCTTCCGACGAGTCCACCGAGATGGGGCCGCTGATCTCGGCCGCGCACCGCGAGCGCGTCGCTGGATTCGTGGAGCGGTCGACGAAGGTGGCGTTCACCGGAAGCAGGCCGGAGGGGCCTGGATTCTGGTACCCCCCGACGGTGGTGCTGCCCAGCGCGCCCGCTGACCGGGTGCTCACCGAGGAGGTGTTCGGCCCGGTGGTCGCGGTGCTGCCGTTCGAGGACGAGGCCGACGCCGTCCGGATCGCCAACGATACGGAGTACGGCCTGTCCGGCTCGATCTGGACCAGTGACGTCGGCCGGGCGTTGCGCGTCTCGCGCGGCGTCGAGGCGGGCAACCTGTCGGTGAATTCGCATTCGTCCGTGCGGTATTGGACGCCGTTCGGCGGTTTCAAGCGGTCGGGGTTGGGCCGTGAGCTCGGGCCGGATGCCGCGCTGGCGTTCACCGAGACCAAGAACGTCTTCCTCGCCACGCAGTGA
- a CDS encoding gamma-glutamyl-gamma-aminobutyrate hydrolase family protein, protein MVSNDSEVARPVIGLPTYVEQTRFNAWDLPSAVLPHTYVAMVVAAGGIPVLLPPAGAPRPELVRLLDGLVLTGGADIDPARYDGPSGGSPGSTRPDRDESEFGLFELGRAAGLPILAVCRGLQLMNVALGGSLISHLPDVVGHDEHSGTEGGFSVTRVLTTAGSRVAEFAGPEVKVHCHHHQAIDRLADGLLATAHATDGTIEAVEATDGSFLLGVQWHPEVDATDRRLIRALVEAADTYRRERNS, encoded by the coding sequence GTGGTTTCGAACGACTCTGAGGTCGCACGTCCCGTGATCGGCCTGCCGACCTATGTGGAGCAAACACGCTTCAATGCCTGGGACCTGCCCAGCGCGGTCTTGCCGCACACCTATGTCGCCATGGTGGTCGCGGCGGGCGGTATCCCGGTGTTGCTGCCGCCCGCCGGTGCGCCCCGCCCCGAGTTGGTGCGGCTGCTCGACGGGCTGGTGCTGACCGGCGGCGCCGACATCGATCCCGCCCGCTACGACGGCCCTTCGGGCGGATCCCCCGGCTCCACCAGGCCGGATCGTGACGAATCGGAATTCGGTCTGTTCGAGCTGGGGCGGGCAGCCGGCCTGCCGATCCTCGCGGTCTGCCGCGGGCTCCAGCTGATGAACGTGGCATTGGGCGGCAGCCTGATCTCGCATCTCCCCGATGTCGTCGGTCACGACGAGCATTCCGGCACCGAGGGCGGGTTCAGCGTCACCCGTGTGCTGACGACCGCGGGCAGCAGGGTCGCGGAATTCGCCGGTCCGGAGGTGAAGGTCCACTGCCATCATCATCAGGCCATCGACCGGCTCGCCGACGGTCTGCTCGCCACAGCGCACGCCACCGACGGCACGATCGAGGCGGTGGAGGCGACCGACGGTTCTTTCCTGCTGGGCGTGCAATGGCATCCGGAGGTCGATGCCACCGACCGACGGTTGATCCGGGCACTGGTCGAGGCGGCGGACACCTATCGAAGGGAGCGGAACTCGTGA
- a CDS encoding glutamine synthetase family protein produces the protein MRNGMLSVAQLRDRVDEGEIDTVLVAMTDMQGRLQGKRCAARFFLDEVVEHATETCNYLLAVDVEMRTVDGYAMSSWETGYGDFVLRPDLRTLRAVPWWPGTALVLCDVEHVVPEGRAVAASPRQVLRKQLDRLAERGLRAFVGTELEFLVFDDTYEAAWNAGYRGLTPANQYNVDYSMLGTARIEPLLRRIRKEMGGAGMYVESAKGECGPGQHEIAFRYDEALVTCDNHSIYKTGAKEIAAQEGRSLTFMAKYDEREGNSCHIHLSLRGESGKPVFAGDGADGSSALMRHFIAGQLDCLREFTYLLAPNINSYKRFVAGSFAPTAITWGRDNRTCAIRVVGEEHSLRFENRVPGGDVNPYLAVAALIAAGLHGIDRQLPLEPEFHGNAYQSKRPRVPRTLREAAQLFGDSAVARAAFGDDVVEHYRNAARVELDAYDAAVTDWERIRGFERL, from the coding sequence ATGCGTAACGGGATGCTGAGTGTGGCGCAGTTGCGAGACCGGGTCGATGAGGGGGAGATCGACACGGTACTCGTCGCGATGACCGACATGCAGGGGCGACTGCAGGGGAAGCGTTGCGCGGCACGATTCTTCCTGGACGAGGTGGTCGAGCACGCGACCGAGACGTGCAATTACCTGCTTGCGGTGGACGTGGAGATGAGGACGGTCGACGGATACGCGATGTCGTCCTGGGAGACCGGGTACGGGGATTTCGTGCTGCGGCCGGATCTGCGCACGCTGCGGGCGGTGCCGTGGTGGCCTGGCACGGCGCTGGTGCTGTGCGACGTCGAGCACGTGGTGCCGGAGGGACGGGCGGTCGCGGCCTCGCCGCGGCAGGTGCTGCGCAAGCAACTGGACCGGCTGGCCGAGCGTGGCCTGCGCGCGTTCGTCGGGACCGAACTGGAATTCCTGGTGTTCGATGACACCTACGAAGCGGCATGGAACGCCGGATATCGCGGGCTGACTCCCGCCAACCAGTACAACGTGGACTACTCGATGCTCGGGACCGCGCGGATCGAGCCGTTGCTGCGCCGCATCCGAAAGGAGATGGGCGGTGCCGGGATGTACGTCGAGTCGGCCAAGGGCGAATGCGGTCCTGGCCAGCACGAGATCGCGTTCCGGTACGACGAAGCCCTGGTGACCTGCGACAACCACAGCATCTACAAGACCGGCGCGAAGGAGATCGCGGCCCAGGAGGGGCGCAGCCTCACGTTCATGGCGAAATACGATGAACGAGAAGGAAATTCGTGCCACATCCACCTGAGCTTGCGCGGCGAGTCCGGGAAGCCGGTGTTCGCGGGCGACGGGGCGGACGGATCGTCGGCGCTGATGCGGCACTTCATCGCAGGCCAGCTGGACTGTCTGCGGGAGTTCACCTATCTGCTCGCCCCGAATATCAACTCCTACAAGCGATTCGTCGCGGGCAGCTTCGCGCCGACAGCCATCACGTGGGGGCGGGACAACCGGACCTGCGCCATTCGTGTGGTCGGCGAGGAGCACTCGCTGCGGTTCGAGAACCGCGTGCCCGGAGGAGACGTGAACCCGTATCTCGCCGTGGCGGCGCTGATCGCCGCGGGACTGCACGGAATTGACCGGCAGCTTCCGTTGGAGCCGGAATTCCACGGCAACGCCTACCAGTCGAAGCGACCCCGGGTGCCGCGGACACTGCGCGAGGCGGCCCAGCTGTTCGGGGACAGCGCGGTGGCTCGTGCGGCGTTCGGTGACGATGTAGTGGAGCACTACCGCAACGCGGCGCGGGTCGAGTTGGACGCCTATGACGCCGCGGTCACCGATTGGGAGCGTATCCGTGGTTTCGAACGACTCTGA
- a CDS encoding esterase/lipase family protein: protein MRHSVRQAICGTAVIAGMTMATAFNAGAVRAREPIEPTQQALADYISADLTEAADGRQPRAIVDSGSSGWATSVASDAYGEGPEMSAYLAAFAYGLTHPDAAPPNANRWDCAPTVEHPRPVVLLHGTWLNAYDTFSYLSPRLARSGFCVFAFNFGRSGMAQGGGLGPVLPGRYGVGRMEDSARQLREFIDRVLAVTGADAVDIIAHSQGGTVADQYLKFEGGEGRVRKLITYGATHHGTSLSGIATLGRIITNFGVDILGFYEPLVGFASIQQAVGSPFYPRLNERGDTVPGVDYTAVGSRYDQVANPYDWTFLVAGPGANVDNITLQEGCEQDLSDHLTMMYSPRAVSIALRALDPTAHPVLECTFNPWLIGGNGSF from the coding sequence ATGAGGCACAGCGTTCGGCAGGCGATCTGCGGCACCGCGGTAATCGCGGGGATGACCATGGCAACGGCGTTCAACGCTGGGGCCGTTCGGGCGCGCGAGCCGATCGAGCCGACGCAGCAGGCGCTCGCGGACTACATCAGCGCGGACCTGACCGAGGCCGCGGACGGCAGGCAGCCGCGTGCGATCGTGGACTCCGGCAGCTCGGGATGGGCCACCAGCGTGGCATCCGATGCCTACGGGGAAGGGCCGGAGATGTCGGCGTATCTGGCCGCGTTCGCCTACGGGCTGACCCACCCCGACGCCGCGCCGCCCAATGCGAATCGCTGGGACTGCGCGCCGACCGTCGAACATCCGCGGCCGGTGGTGCTGCTGCACGGCACATGGCTGAATGCCTACGACACCTTCTCCTACCTGTCGCCGCGCCTGGCGCGGTCCGGATTCTGCGTGTTCGCTTTCAACTTCGGGCGCTCCGGTATGGCGCAAGGCGGTGGGCTCGGCCCGGTCCTGCCGGGCCGCTACGGGGTCGGCCGGATGGAAGATTCGGCGCGTCAACTGCGCGAATTCATCGATCGGGTACTGGCCGTGACCGGCGCGGACGCAGTCGATATCATCGCCCACTCCCAGGGCGGCACGGTCGCCGACCAGTATCTGAAGTTCGAAGGCGGCGAGGGCCGGGTGCGCAAGCTGATCACCTATGGAGCCACGCACCACGGGACTTCGCTGAGTGGCATCGCGACACTGGGCCGGATCATCACCAACTTCGGCGTCGACATCCTCGGGTTCTATGAGCCCCTCGTGGGGTTCGCGAGCATCCAGCAGGCGGTGGGCTCGCCGTTCTACCCCAGGCTGAACGAGCGGGGCGACACGGTGCCTGGTGTGGACTACACGGCGGTCGGCTCCCGGTATGACCAGGTCGCCAACCCCTACGACTGGACCTTTCTGGTCGCGGGCCCCGGTGCGAACGTGGACAACATCACCCTCCAGGAGGGATGCGAACAGGATCTGTCCGACCACCTGACGATGATGTACTCCCCGAGGGCGGTGTCCATCGCGTTGCGCGCGCTCGATCCGACCGCGCACCCGGTGCTGGAATGCACCTTCAATCCCTGGCTGATCGGCGGCAACGGAAGCTTCTGA
- a CDS encoding TOBE domain-containing protein, giving the protein MSNLRISEAAALLGVSDDTVRRWIDQGKLTAIQLDNGRKGVGGRELAEFLRANAETPEPGVTVAASARNRLRGIVTRVVKDTVMAQVEMQAGPFRLVSLLSRESADELGLEVGSVAVASVKSTHVVVEIPESRDR; this is encoded by the coding sequence GTGTCGAATTTGCGGATCAGCGAGGCGGCGGCGTTGCTCGGAGTCAGCGACGACACCGTGCGGCGCTGGATCGATCAGGGCAAACTGACCGCCATCCAGCTCGACAACGGGCGCAAGGGCGTCGGCGGCCGGGAACTGGCCGAATTCCTGCGGGCCAACGCCGAGACGCCGGAGCCGGGCGTCACCGTCGCCGCTTCGGCCCGCAATCGCCTGCGCGGCATCGTCACGCGGGTGGTCAAGGACACCGTGATGGCGCAGGTCGAGATGCAGGCCGGGCCGTTTCGGCTGGTATCGCTGCTGAGCAGGGAGTCGGCCGATGAGCTTGGACTCGAGGTCGGCAGTGTCGCGGTGGCCTCGGTCAAGTCGACGCACGTCGTTGTCGAGATACCGGAAAGTCGAGACCGATGA
- the modA gene encoding molybdate ABC transporter substrate-binding protein, translating to MTRSLHVLIAAGITAVAVAGCGADDTSEPADADAVGGTVTVFAAASLTETFTELGKQFEAAHPGVRVVYSFGASSALAEQINQGAPADVFASAAPKNMRQVVDEGEVAGAPVTFVRNRLEIAVPKGNPAHITGLADFGKAEPRIALCAEQVPCGSAAKTVFEVAGINPRPDTSEADVKAVLTKVKLGEVDAALVYRTDVRASGGQVDGIDFPEADKAINDYPVAPLAHAPNATAAAAFVEFVRSDQARAVFAKAGFDTP from the coding sequence ATGACCCGATCGTTGCACGTGCTGATCGCCGCCGGGATCACGGCGGTCGCAGTGGCGGGCTGCGGCGCGGACGACACGTCCGAGCCCGCCGATGCGGACGCCGTCGGCGGTACAGTCACGGTGTTCGCCGCGGCCTCGCTGACCGAGACGTTCACCGAACTCGGCAAGCAGTTCGAGGCAGCGCATCCCGGGGTGCGGGTGGTCTACAGCTTCGGCGCCAGCTCCGCGTTGGCCGAGCAGATCAACCAGGGCGCGCCCGCCGACGTCTTCGCCTCGGCCGCACCGAAGAACATGCGGCAGGTCGTGGACGAGGGCGAGGTCGCCGGCGCACCTGTCACCTTCGTGCGCAACCGGCTGGAGATCGCGGTGCCGAAGGGCAACCCGGCCCATATCACCGGCCTGGCCGACTTCGGCAAGGCCGAGCCCAGGATCGCACTCTGCGCTGAACAGGTGCCCTGCGGGTCGGCCGCCAAAACGGTATTCGAAGTGGCAGGCATCAACCCCCGGCCCGACACCAGCGAGGCCGACGTGAAAGCGGTCCTGACCAAGGTGAAGCTCGGTGAGGTCGACGCGGCGCTTGTCTATCGCACCGACGTACGTGCGAGCGGCGGCCAGGTCGATGGCATCGACTTCCCTGAGGCGGACAAGGCGATCAACGACTACCCGGTCGCGCCTCTGGCGCACGCGCCGAACGCTACGGCAGCTGCCGCGTTCGTCGAGTTCGTACGGTCCGACCAGGCGCGGGCAGTCTTCGCGAAGGCGGGGTTCGACACGCCGTGA